In Streptococcus sp. SN-1, a single genomic region encodes these proteins:
- a CDS encoding O-antigen ligase family protein: MKSIGFIEKLKGLSSKELTLLGIILSIFLPFYLFVVVFCLYIISLIFTGDMKSILQKMGEHPMLLLFLGYSTVISVFAQNWMGVVASVGIFLFTVFFLHYQSILSHKFFRLILQLVLFGSVLSAAFASLEHFQIVKKFNYAFLSPNMQVWHQNRAEVTFFNPNYYGIICCFCIMIAFYLFTTTKLNWLKVFCVIAGFVNLFGLNFTQNRTAFPAIIAGAIIYLFTTIKNWKAFWLSIGVFAIGLSFLFSSDLGVRMGTLDSSMEERISIWDAGMALFKQNPFWGEGPLTYMHSYPRIHAPYHEHAHSLYIDTILSYGIVGTILLVLSSVAPVRLMMDMSQESGKRPIIGLYLSFLTVVAVHGIFDLALFWIQSGFIFLLVMCSIPLEHRTLVSDMTD; encoded by the coding sequence TTGAAATCAATAGGCTTTATTGAAAAGCTGAAAGGGTTGTCTAGTAAAGAGCTGACTTTATTGGGAATTATCCTGAGTATCTTTTTACCCTTTTATCTTTTTGTAGTTGTATTCTGTTTATATATTATCAGTTTGATTTTTACAGGAGACATGAAAAGTATTCTTCAGAAAATGGGGGAGCATCCGATGCTGCTTCTTTTTCTTGGCTATAGTACTGTTATATCCGTTTTTGCACAAAATTGGATGGGAGTTGTGGCTTCAGTAGGAATTTTTCTATTTACTGTTTTCTTTTTGCACTATCAGTCGATTTTATCACATAAATTCTTTCGATTGATTTTGCAGCTCGTCTTGTTTGGTAGCGTCTTGTCAGCTGCTTTTGCGAGTTTAGAACATTTCCAAATTGTGAAGAAATTTAACTATGCTTTTCTTTCACCCAATATGCAGGTGTGGCATCAGAATCGGGCAGAAGTGACTTTCTTTAATCCTAATTATTATGGAATTATTTGTTGTTTCTGTATCATGATTGCCTTCTATCTGTTTACAACGACCAAGTTGAATTGGTTGAAAGTATTCTGTGTGATTGCAGGCTTTGTTAATCTCTTTGGTTTGAACTTTACGCAAAATCGAACTGCATTTCCTGCTATTATCGCTGGAGCAATTATCTATCTCTTTACGACCATTAAAAACTGGAAGGCTTTTTGGCTTAGTATTGGGGTCTTTGCGATTGGCTTGAGCTTCCTCTTTTCTAGTGATTTGGGAGTTCGGATGGGGACTTTAGACTCTTCTATGGAAGAACGCATTTCTATCTGGGATGCTGGAATGGCCTTGTTTAAGCAAAATCCTTTTTGGGGTGAGGGGCCATTGACCTACATGCACTCGTATCCTCGGATACATGCTCCTTATCATGAACATGCTCACAGCCTTTACATTGATACGATTCTGAGTTACGGAATTGTGGGAACTATTTTATTAGTTTTATCTTCTGTTGCTCCTGTTCGCTTGATGATGGATATGAGTCAGGAGTCGGGGAAACGTCCGATTATCGGTCTTTATCTATCTTTCCTTACAGTGGTTGCTGTGCACGGAATCTTTGATCTGGCCCTCTTCTGGATTCAGTCAGGTTTTATTTTCTTGCTAGTTATGTGCAGTATTCCGTTGGAGCATCGAACTTTGGTATCGGACATGACGGATTAA
- the birA gene encoding bifunctional biotin--[acetyl-CoA-carboxylase] ligase/biotin operon repressor BirA, whose amino-acid sequence MKSYQAVYQILAKETDYISGEKIAEELSLSRTSIWKAIKRLEQEGIEIDSIKNKGYKLVNGDLILPEILEENLPIKVSFKPETKSTQLDAKEAIDLGDKTNTLYLSSYQTAGRGRFQRSFYSPQGGIYMTLHLKPNLPYDKLPSYTLLVAGAIYKAIKNLTLIDADIKWVNDIYLNNHKIGGILTEAMTSVETGLVTDIIIGVGINFTIKDFPQELKEKAASLFKTPAPITRNELIIEIWRTFFETPAEELLYLYKKQSFVLGKEVTFTLDQKDYKGLAKDISETGKLLVQCDNGKEIWLNSGEISLKSWK is encoded by the coding sequence ATGAAATCCTACCAAGCTGTCTACCAGATTCTAGCTAAAGAAACCGACTATATCAGCGGAGAAAAAATCGCAGAAGAACTATCTCTAAGCCGAACGTCAATTTGGAAAGCCATCAAGCGTCTAGAACAAGAAGGCATTGAAATTGATAGTATCAAAAACAAAGGATATAAACTAGTGAATGGAGACCTTATTCTTCCAGAGATTCTAGAAGAAAACCTTCCAATTAAAGTCAGTTTTAAACCCGAAACAAAATCAACACAGTTGGATGCAAAAGAAGCAATTGATTTAGGGGATAAAACAAACACTCTCTACCTATCTTCCTATCAAACAGCAGGACGAGGTCGCTTTCAACGTTCTTTCTACTCACCACAAGGTGGTATTTATATGACACTCCATCTTAAACCAAATCTCCCTTACGACAAATTACCATCCTACACACTACTTGTAGCAGGAGCTATCTACAAAGCCATTAAGAACCTAACTTTAATAGATGCCGATATAAAATGGGTCAATGATATCTACCTAAACAATCATAAAATTGGAGGAATCCTTACTGAAGCAATGACCTCTGTAGAAACTGGCTTAGTCACAGATATCATTATTGGAGTAGGGATCAACTTTACAATTAAAGACTTCCCTCAGGAATTAAAAGAAAAAGCTGCTAGTTTATTTAAAACACCAGCACCTATTACCAGAAATGAATTAATCATAGAAATCTGGCGGACTTTCTTCGAAACACCAGCAGAAGAACTATTATACCTATACAAAAAACAGTCATTCGTTCTAGGAAAAGAAGTTACTTTCACACTAGATCAAAAAGACTACAAGGGACTTGCTAAAGACATCTCTGAAACTGGAAAACTTCTAGTTCAATGTGATAACGGAAAAGAAATCTGGCTCAATAGCGGAGAAATTTCACTCAAGAGTTGGAAGTAA
- a CDS encoding TetR/AcrR family transcriptional regulator translates to MTNIDRRISKTKKAIYQAFLQLLNDKGYESTTVQDIIDLADVGRSTFYCHYESKELLLDELCRYLFHHLFEREESISTKVYLAHLFLHFQKNQDHITSLLFSKNDYFLRQLQRELEHHVYSVLADDLKEAHPSLPTSYIQHLVVSNFIETLTWWLKKGQDFTDQEVVQFYLDLLIPKN, encoded by the coding sequence ATGACTAACATTGACCGCCGTATCAGCAAAACAAAAAAAGCTATCTATCAAGCTTTTCTACAACTATTGAACGATAAGGGCTACGAGTCCACTACAGTTCAGGATATCATTGATCTCGCAGATGTGGGACGCTCCACCTTTTACTGTCACTATGAGAGTAAGGAACTACTTCTGGACGAGCTTTGCCGCTACCTCTTCCATCACCTCTTTGAAAGAGAGGAGTCCATTTCAACTAAGGTTTATCTCGCCCATCTCTTTCTTCATTTTCAGAAAAACCAAGACCATATCACCAGTCTGCTATTTTCCAAAAATGACTACTTCCTCCGTCAACTCCAGAGAGAGCTAGAACACCATGTCTATTCCGTGCTAGCTGATGATTTAAAAGAAGCTCACCCCAGTCTGCCTACTTCTTACATCCAACACTTGGTCGTGTCCAACTTTATCGAGACATTAACCTGGTGGCTCAAAAAAGGACAAGATTTTACAGACCAGGAAGTTGTCCAGTTTTATCTAGACCTTCTCATTCCTAAAAATTGA
- a CDS encoding MarR family winged helix-turn-helix transcriptional regulator has translation MKDSHLLAHHIRLLNGRIFQKLLSQDPEALYRGEQGKILAVLWNSETGCATATDIALATGLANNTLTTMIKKLEEQKLVTVIPCEKDKRKKYLVLTDLGQSQKEVGQCVSQKLDTIFYKGFSEEEIRQFEAFQERILANLKEEENED, from the coding sequence ATGAAAGATAGTCATTTGCTAGCCCATCATATTCGTTTGTTGAATGGGCGGATTTTTCAAAAGTTACTGAGCCAAGATCCTGAAGCTCTTTATAGGGGTGAACAGGGTAAGATTTTAGCGGTTTTATGGAATAGTGAAACTGGCTGCGCAACTGCGACAGATATCGCGCTTGCGACGGGGCTTGCTAATAATACGCTGACGACTATGATAAAAAAGCTAGAGGAACAAAAGCTTGTAACTGTTATTCCATGTGAGAAAGACAAGCGTAAGAAGTATCTAGTTTTAACAGATTTGGGGCAGTCACAAAAAGAAGTGGGGCAATGTGTCAGTCAGAAATTGGATACGATCTTTTACAAAGGATTTTCAGAGGAAGAAATTCGGCAGTTTGAAGCCTTTCAAGAAAGAATTTTGGCTAATCTGAAAGAGGAAGAAAATGAGGATTAG
- the rlmD gene encoding 23S rRNA (uracil(1939)-C(5))-methyltransferase RlmD has translation MNLKVKQKIPLKIKRMGINGEGIGFYQKTLVFVPGALKGEDIYCQITSIKRNFVEAKLLKVNKKSKFRVVPACTIYNECGGCQIMHLHYDKQLEFKTDLLHQALKKFAPAGYENYEIRPTIGMQEPKYYRAKLQFQTRKFKNQVKAGLYAQNSHYLVELKDCLVQDKETQVIANRLAELLTYHQIPITDERKVLGVRTIMVRRARKTGQVQIIIVTNRQLNLTQLVKNLVKDFPEVVTVAVNTNTAKTSEIYGEKTEIIWGEESIQEGVLDYEFSLSPRAFYQLNPEQTEVLYNEAVKALDVNKEDHLIDAYCGVGTIGFAFAKKVKTLRGMDIIPEAIEDAKRNAKRMGFDNTHYEAGTAEEIIPRWYKEGYRADALIVDPPRTGLDDKLLDTILTYVPEKMVYISCNVSTLARDLVRLVEVYDLHYIQSVDMFPHTARTEAVVKLIKKVSKRS, from the coding sequence ATGAATCTGAAAGTGAAACAAAAAATACCATTAAAAATCAAGCGCATGGGAATTAATGGTGAGGGAATCGGTTTTTACCAAAAAACATTAGTCTTTGTGCCGGGTGCTCTCAAAGGAGAAGATATCTATTGTCAGATTACTTCTATTAAACGCAACTTTGTTGAAGCAAAGCTACTAAAGGTCAACAAGAAGTCTAAATTTCGAGTTGTGCCAGCTTGTACTATTTACAATGAGTGCGGAGGCTGTCAAATTATGCACCTGCATTATGATAAGCAACTGGAGTTCAAGACGGACTTACTTCATCAAGCACTGAAAAAATTTGCTCCTGCAGGATATGAAAACTATGAAATTCGTCCAACTATTGGAATGCAGGAACCAAAGTACTACCGTGCTAAGTTACAATTTCAGACTCGAAAATTTAAGAATCAGGTTAAGGCGGGCTTATATGCACAAAACTCTCACTATTTAGTAGAGTTGAAAGACTGCCTAGTACAAGACAAGGAAACCCAAGTGATTGCTAATCGTCTAGCAGAATTACTTACTTATCACCAGATTCCAATCACGGATGAGAGAAAAGTTCTAGGTGTTAGAACGATAATGGTCAGACGAGCAAGAAAGACTGGACAGGTTCAGATTATTATTGTTACAAACCGTCAGCTTAATTTAACCCAACTAGTAAAAAACTTAGTTAAAGATTTCCCAGAAGTTGTGACAGTAGCTGTAAATACAAATACAGCTAAAACCAGTGAGATTTATGGTGAAAAGACAGAGATTATCTGGGGAGAAGAGAGTATTCAAGAAGGTGTACTCGATTATGAATTTTCACTATCTCCTCGAGCTTTCTATCAACTAAATCCTGAACAAACAGAAGTTCTTTATAACGAGGCGGTAAAAGCCTTGGATGTAAATAAAGAAGACCATTTGATTGATGCTTATTGTGGAGTTGGAACGATTGGATTTGCCTTCGCAAAGAAAGTTAAAACACTCAGAGGTATGGATATTATTCCAGAAGCCATTGAAGATGCCAAGCGAAATGCTAAAAGAATGGGATTTGACAACACACATTACGAAGCTGGAACAGCCGAGGAGATTATTCCTCGCTGGTATAAGGAAGGCTACCGAGCAGATGCTCTGATTGTGGATCCACCACGTACTGGTCTGGACGATAAGCTATTAGATACTATTCTTACTTATGTACCAGAAAAAATGGTTTATATTTCTTGTAATGTTTCGACCTTGGCTCGTGATTTAGTACGCTTAGTAGAAGTCTATGACCTCCATTATATCCAGTCGGTCGATATGTTCCCACATACCGCTCGAACTGAAGCTGTTGTAAAATTAATTAAAAAAGTTTCAAAAAGGAGTTGA
- a CDS encoding ABC transporter permease/substrate-binding protein — translation MTNLIATFQDRFSDWLTALSQHLQLSLLTLLLAIFIAIPLAVYLRFHEKLADWVLQIAGIFQTIPSLALLGLFIPLMGIGTLPALTALVIYAIFPILQNTITGLKGIDPSLQEAGIAFGMTRWERLKKFEIPLAMPVMMSGIRTAAVLIIGTATLAALIGAGGLGSFILLGIDRNNASLILIGALSSAVLAIAFNFLLKVMEKAKLRTIFSGFALVTILLGLSYSPALLSQKDKENLIIAGKLGPEPEILANMYKLLIEENTSMTATVKPNFGKTSFLYEALKKGDIDIYPEFTGTVTESLLQPSPKVSHEPDQVYQVARDGIAKQDHLAYLKPMSYQNTYAVAVPKKIAQEYGLKTISDLKKVEGQLKAGFTLEFNDREDGNKGLQSMYGLNLNVATMEPALRYQAIQSGDIQITDAYSTDAELARYDLQVLEDDKQLFPPYQGAPLMKEALLKNHPELETVLNKLAGKITESQMSQLNYQVGVEGKSAEQVAKEFLQEQGLLKK, via the coding sequence ATGACTAATTTAATTGCAACTTTTCAGGATCGTTTTAGTGATTGGTTGACAGCTCTATCTCAACATTTGCAGTTGTCACTTTTAACCTTGTTACTAGCTATTTTTATCGCGATTCCCTTGGCTGTTTATCTTCGCTTTCATGAGAAGTTGGCGGATTGGGTCTTGCAGATTGCAGGGATTTTCCAGACCATCCCGTCTCTGGCCTTGTTGGGGCTCTTTATTCCTTTGATGGGAATTGGAACCTTGCCTGCTTTGACAGCACTAGTGATTTATGCGATTTTTCCGATTTTGCAAAATACTATCACTGGACTCAAGGGAATTGATCCAAGTCTACAAGAGGCTGGGATTGCCTTTGGGATGACTAGGTGGGAGCGACTCAAGAAGTTTGAAATTCCACTTGCTATGCCTGTTATGATGTCTGGAATTCGGACGGCAGCTGTCTTGATTATCGGTACGGCAACCTTGGCGGCCTTGATTGGGGCAGGGGGACTGGGTTCCTTTATCCTTTTGGGAATTGACCGTAATAATGCCAGTTTGATTTTGATTGGGGCCCTTTCTTCTGCAGTGCTAGCCATTGCCTTTAACTTCCTACTAAAAGTGATGGAAAAAGCAAAATTGCGGACGATTTTTTCTGGTTTTGCCTTGGTGACAATATTGCTCGGTTTGTCTTATAGTCCAGCTCTTTTGTCTCAAAAAGACAAAGAGAACTTGATCATTGCTGGGAAATTGGGGCCAGAACCAGAAATTTTGGCCAATATGTATAAACTCCTTATTGAAGAAAATACCAGTATGACTGCGACTGTTAAACCAAATTTTGGGAAAACAAGCTTTCTCTATGAAGCTCTGAAAAAAGGCGATATTGACATCTATCCTGAATTTACTGGTACGGTGACTGAAAGTCTACTTCAACCATCACCGAAAGTGAGTCATGAGCCAGATCAGGTTTATCAGGTGGCGCGTGATGGTATTGCTAAGCAGGATCATCTAGCCTATCTTAAACCCATGTCTTATCAGAATACCTATGCTGTAGCTGTTCCGAAAAAGATTGCTCAAGAATACGGCTTGAAGACCATTTCGGACTTGAAAAAAGTGGAAGGGCAGCTGAAGGCTGGATTTACCCTTGAGTTTAATGACCGTGAAGATGGAAATAAGGGCTTGCAATCAATGTACGGTCTCAATCTCAATGTAGCGACCATGGAGCCAGCCCTTCGCTATCAGGCTATTCAGTCAGGCGATATTCAAATCACGGACGCCTATTCAACCGATGCAGAGTTGGCGCGTTATGATTTGCAAGTCTTGGAAGATGACAAGCAACTCTTCCCACCTTACCAAGGGGCTCCACTGATGAAAGAAGCTCTTCTCAAGAACCATCCAGAGTTGGAAACAGTTCTCAATAAATTGGCTGGTAAAATTACTGAAAGCCAGATGAGCCAGCTCAACTACCAAGTCGGTGTTGAAGGCAAGTCAGCAGAACAAGTAGCCAAGGAGTTTCTACAAGAACAAGGTTTGTTGAAGAAATAG
- a CDS encoding ABC transporter ATP-binding protein, which translates to MDEDKRIVIENLTTRYPGTEQPQLRQINAEVHTGQVVGIIGNSHSGKSTLCRVLAGVIPKIVSAEIEGDWHMFGQRVSDNWPVYNAMNGVVLQNPAGQLSGLADTVADEIAFDLINQGMAEGLIQKRVEEVATQMGLIEQLNLRPESLSGGQIQRLAIATAIVANPAVLIMDDPTSEMDPLGRRQFFQWLAQVKETTVFIVTSEIDDLCEVADVVWVLHEGQMVAQGRPGEVFNHLAADWQIPAPTIQQLAQKMDWHLADGRYPVNYADLKEVRYVHN; encoded by the coding sequence ATGGACGAAGATAAACGGATTGTAATTGAAAATTTGACCACCCGTTATCCGGGTACTGAGCAACCACAACTGCGTCAGATTAACGCGGAGGTTCATACCGGCCAGGTGGTTGGGATTATCGGGAATAGCCACTCCGGCAAATCGACTTTGTGCCGTGTGCTGGCAGGGGTCATTCCCAAAATTGTGTCTGCTGAGATTGAGGGCGATTGGCACATGTTTGGCCAGCGAGTGTCCGACAATTGGCCCGTTTATAATGCCATGAATGGAGTTGTACTGCAAAATCCAGCTGGCCAACTAAGCGGTTTGGCAGACACGGTTGCCGATGAAATCGCCTTTGACTTGATTAATCAGGGAATGGCTGAAGGACTGATTCAAAAACGGGTTGAAGAAGTTGCCACGCAAATGGGGCTGATTGAACAGCTGAATTTGCGTCCCGAGAGCCTTTCCGGTGGTCAGATCCAGCGGTTGGCAATTGCCACGGCGATTGTGGCTAATCCGGCTGTTTTGATTATGGATGATCCGACCAGTGAGATGGATCCCCTTGGCCGCCGGCAATTTTTCCAATGGCTGGCCCAAGTCAAAGAGACGACTGTCTTCATTGTCACCAGTGAAATTGACGATTTGTGCGAAGTCGCCGACGTTGTGTGGGTGCTGCACGAGGGTCAAATGGTAGCCCAGGGCAGGCCGGGTGAGGTGTTTAATCACTTGGCAGCTGACTGGCAGATTCCAGCCCCTACAATCCAGCAACTTGCTCAAAAAATGGATTGGCACTTGGCTGATGGCCGGTATCCGGTGAATTACGCTGATCTGAAGGAGGTTCGTTATGTCCACAATTGA
- a CDS encoding ABC transporter ATP-binding protein gives MSTIELSHLTFTYPERSFSLDVEDKHFADPMVAIVGQNGAGKSTLFKVLTGLLTPQTGVIKIDGENFNDLKPVEKLLKVGITFQNPDDQLFNPTVQREVEWSVAQVMDDHDTITRRALAALKRVGLDDKTAESPYDLSLSERKLLSVATVLAVDPAIYLFDEPMMSLDWESRRKLTAIFHQLADSGHQVVTITHDMDWVAAEFESVYVMEHGKFSFAGSPRELFSNHELVQRVGLLPPRIMDIAESLGDSQTYLSVNDYCQKNRDV, from the coding sequence ATGTCCACAATTGAACTTAGCCACCTGACGTTCACTTATCCGGAACGGTCCTTTAGCTTGGATGTTGAAGACAAACACTTCGCCGATCCGATGGTGGCGATTGTCGGCCAAAATGGTGCCGGCAAATCAACGCTCTTCAAAGTGTTGACGGGCTTGCTGACACCACAAACCGGTGTGATTAAGATCGATGGAGAAAATTTTAATGATCTTAAACCAGTCGAAAAGTTACTGAAGGTTGGGATTACTTTTCAGAATCCTGACGATCAGCTTTTCAACCCGACCGTTCAACGAGAGGTGGAGTGGAGTGTCGCGCAGGTCATGGATGACCACGACACGATTACGAGGCGGGCTTTAGCGGCTCTAAAAAGAGTTGGCTTGGATGATAAAACAGCTGAAAGTCCATATGACCTGTCATTGTCGGAACGCAAGCTGTTGAGCGTTGCCACAGTTTTGGCAGTGGATCCGGCGATTTATTTATTTGATGAGCCGATGATGTCGCTTGATTGGGAAAGCCGGCGCAAGTTGACCGCAATTTTCCATCAGTTGGCTGATTCGGGCCACCAAGTTGTGACCATCACTCATGACATGGATTGGGTCGCCGCCGAGTTTGAGTCGGTGTATGTTATGGAACACGGGAAGTTTAGCTTCGCCGGCAGTCCACGGGAATTGTTCAGCAATCACGAACTTGTCCAGCGAGTGGGATTACTACCACCGCGGATTATGGACATAGCGGAGTCGCTGGGTGATTCACAGACATATTTATCGGTTAATGATTATTGCCAGAAAAATCGAGATGTATAG
- a CDS encoding energy-coupling factor transporter transmembrane component T — MTDKTLISGAPRVKLKWYQVIDPITKLLFILDMTLLSFASMNLLLQAGLILVATLLLLFSKLSSTTFKALGFSLFLICTMLIIQGLFYSRNQTVLFSVLGVSFYKEGLIYATTLGCRVLVIILTSGFFMVTTSISENAAYLELSGLSYKTVYVLMSVCYILPEMMRNMRKIQQAQKVRGTNPQKTLIQKLKSVLPVLIPLVIKTLDQSMTRSISLQLRGFDNLNRTVRTSQRVYRLSRTLHIGLTGLAILLIGWKIWTKINGL; from the coding sequence ATGACTGATAAAACATTGATTTCTGGAGCGCCACGGGTCAAGCTCAAGTGGTACCAGGTGATCGATCCGATTACTAAGCTCTTGTTCATCTTGGACATGACGTTGTTGAGCTTTGCCAGTATGAATTTATTGCTTCAGGCCGGATTAATTCTTGTCGCAACACTGCTATTGTTATTTTCCAAATTGAGTTCTACCACCTTTAAGGCGCTGGGATTCAGCCTGTTTCTGATTTGCACCATGCTGATCATCCAAGGGTTATTTTACAGTCGGAATCAAACTGTGCTGTTTTCTGTGCTTGGGGTGTCGTTCTACAAAGAAGGCCTGATTTACGCCACCACTCTGGGTTGTCGAGTATTGGTAATTATTTTGACCAGTGGCTTTTTTATGGTGACCACGAGTATTTCAGAAAACGCGGCCTATTTGGAACTGTCCGGATTGTCTTATAAAACCGTCTACGTTCTGATGTCGGTGTGTTATATTTTGCCGGAAATGATGCGCAATATGCGGAAAATCCAGCAGGCACAAAAAGTTCGCGGAACCAATCCGCAAAAAACGTTGATTCAGAAATTAAAGTCAGTCCTGCCGGTTCTAATTCCATTGGTGATTAAGACCTTGGATCAATCGATGACGCGGTCGATTTCTCTCCAACTGAGAGGTTTTGATAATCTCAACCGGACTGTCAGAACCTCCCAGCGCGTGTATCGCCTGTCGCGGACGCTGCACATTGGTCTGACTGGATTGGCAATTTTATTGATTGGGTGGAAGATATGGACGAAGATAAACGGATTGTAA
- a CDS encoding cation diffusion facilitator family transporter — translation MKAKYTVWIAFFLNLSYAIVEFITGGIFGSSAVLADSVHDLGDAIAIGISASLETISNREEDRQYTLGYKRFSLLGALVTAVILITGSILVILENVTKLFNPQPVNDEGILWLGIIAVSINVLASLVVRKGKTKNESILSLHFFEDTLGWLAVILVAIILRFTDWYILDPLLSLVISIFILTKAIPRFWSALKIFLDAVPEGVETGDLEKNLDALTNVKSVNQLSIWSMDGLENNAIIHLCLEDWGQMTETKNQVRQLLEERGIQNITIEVDTSQSNHAQHKRKVTALEQPHGHQH, via the coding sequence ATGAAGGCAAAATATACTGTTTGGATAGCTTTTTTCTTAAATTTAAGCTATGCTATTGTTGAGTTTATCACAGGAGGTATCTTTGGTTCGAGTGCTGTTCTTGCTGATTCTGTTCATGACTTGGGAGATGCTATAGCCATTGGCATATCGGCCTCTTTGGAAACGATCTCAAATCGAGAAGAAGATAGGCAGTACACCTTGGGTTACAAGCGATTTAGTCTTTTAGGGGCCCTGGTGACTGCTGTGATTCTTATCACAGGATCCATCCTAGTGATTTTGGAAAATGTAACTAAACTTTTTAATCCACAGCCCGTCAATGATGAAGGTATCCTCTGGCTAGGAATTATTGCAGTCAGTATCAATGTGCTAGCTAGTCTAGTAGTTCGTAAGGGAAAGACAAAGAACGAGTCAATTCTCAGCCTGCACTTTTTTGAAGATACACTTGGTTGGTTGGCTGTCATTCTAGTGGCGATTATCCTCCGATTTACAGATTGGTATATCCTTGATCCGCTCTTATCTCTTGTCATTTCCATCTTCATTCTAACAAAAGCCATTCCTCGCTTTTGGAGCGCGCTCAAGATTTTCTTGGACGCTGTGCCAGAAGGAGTAGAGACTGGTGATTTGGAGAAGAATTTGGATGCTCTGACTAATGTCAAAAGTGTCAATCAACTTAGCATTTGGTCCATGGATGGTCTGGAAAATAATGCCATTATCCATCTTTGTTTAGAGGATTGGGGGCAGATGACGGAAACAAAGAATCAAGTACGTCAGCTCTTAGAAGAAAGAGGAATTCAGAATATTACCATCGAAGTGGACACCAGTCAAAGCAATCATGCGCAACATAAGCGAAAGGTAACAGCCTTAGAGCAACCTCATGGGCATCAACATTAG
- a CDS encoding ABC transporter ATP-binding protein: protein MIEYKNVALRYTEKDILRDVNLQIENGEFMVLVGPSGSGKTTMIKMVNRLLEPTDGNIYMDGKRIKDYDERELRLSTGYVLQAIALFPNLTVAENIALIPEMKGWTKEEIAQKTEELLAKVGLPVAEYGHRLPSELSGGEQQRVGIVRAMIGQPKILLMDEPFSALDAISRKQLQVLTKELHKEFGMTTIFVTHDTDEALKLADRIAVLQDGEIRQVANPETILKAPATDFVADLFGGSVHD, encoded by the coding sequence ATGATTGAATACAAAAATGTAGCGCTACGCTACACAGAAAAAGATATCTTAAGAGATGTCAATTTACAGATTGAGAATGGAGAGTTTATGGTTTTAGTTGGGCCATCTGGGTCCGGTAAGACAACCATGATTAAGATGGTCAACCGCCTCTTGGAACCAACTGATGGAAATATTTATATGGATGGCAAGCGCATCAAAGACTATGATGAGCGTGAACTTCGTCTTTCTACTGGTTATGTTTTACAGGCTATTGCTCTCTTTCCTAATCTAACGGTTGCGGAAAATATTGCCCTGATTCCTGAGATGAAGGGATGGACTAAGGAAGAAATTGCTCAGAAAACTGAAGAGCTTTTGGCAAAGGTTGGTTTACCAGTAGCTGAGTATGGGCATCGTTTGCCTAGTGAATTATCTGGTGGAGAACAGCAACGGGTAGGTATTGTTCGTGCTATGATTGGTCAGCCTAAGATTCTCCTCATGGATGAGCCTTTTTCGGCTCTTGATGCTATTTCGAGAAAACAGTTGCAGGTTCTGACTAAAGAATTGCATAAAGAGTTTGGGATGACAACAATTTTTGTAACCCATGATACGGATGAAGCTTTGAAATTGGCGGACCGTATTGCTGTTTTACAGGATGGGGAGATTCGCCAGGTAGCGAATCCCGAGACCATTTTAAAAGCGCCTGCCACAGACTTTGTAGCAGACTTGTTTGGAGGTAGTGTTCATGACTAA